Proteins encoded by one window of Candidatus Methylacidiphilales bacterium:
- a CDS encoding RNA polymerase sigma factor — protein sequence MDDPSPDLRPWVDAFCNGDENAARFLVDALYPDVLRIIRRRLPRQESEEDLAQEIFMKVFHKIDQYRGDQPFQHWVARLSLTTCLDRLRHHQRRPLLRWGDLDADQQQAFEETRMGDHAPDAAGQASARDLVDHLLGQLNPNEQLVLRMLDLEQLTVETISQQTGWGASKVKVTAFRARAKLRKLFQLLEKSHE from the coding sequence ATGGATGACCCCTCCCCGGACCTCCGGCCATGGGTCGACGCCTTCTGCAACGGCGACGAGAACGCCGCCCGTTTTCTGGTGGATGCGCTCTATCCGGATGTCCTCCGCATCATCCGCCGCCGCCTCCCACGACAGGAGAGCGAGGAAGACCTGGCGCAGGAAATCTTCATGAAGGTTTTTCATAAAATCGACCAATACCGCGGGGATCAGCCCTTCCAACACTGGGTCGCCCGCCTCAGCCTCACCACCTGCCTGGACCGGCTGCGCCATCACCAGCGCCGTCCCCTCCTGCGTTGGGGCGATCTCGACGCCGATCAACAACAGGCCTTTGAAGAAACCCGCATGGGCGATCACGCTCCCGATGCCGCCGGACAGGCCTCTGCCCGCGATCTGGTCGACCACCTCCTCGGCCAACTCAATCCGAACGAACAATTGGTGCTGCGTATGCTGGACCTGGAACAACTCACGGTCGAAACCATCTCCCAACAAACAGGCTGGGGGGCCTCCAAGGTCAAAGTCACCGCTTTCCGCGCCCGGGCCAAGCTGCGCAAACTCTTTCAACTGCTGGAAAAATCCCATGAGTGA